One window of Methanogenium organophilum genomic DNA carries:
- a CDS encoding Fic family protein: MGNTGTNTIQPKLLLRIEEKRELSFSMPPLPADESQKLHEEQKLLHTYYSNAIAGNTLTLAETRAVVTEGETIEEKSLQEHRDAMNTATAFERMETLANEGAAIDHATVQAIHAVVTGAEPDDAGKYRRTNIRAASAAKAHPNWTEVMKLMNQLLVTVRNSRLHPIETAAYFYHGFGDIHPFTEGNGRVGRLCTCLYLMERTYPPVVLKKESRKRYTQLIKAADAGDIGPFSDYLAKAVDESLTLSLAAYGGEDELMPVEDIAENLGEDSPYSAYSPEYLRHRAEQGVLDAVQMEHTWYTSRRALDRYLAGYENDER, translated from the coding sequence ATGGGCAATACCGGTACCAATACGATACAGCCAAAGCTGCTGCTGCGTATCGAAGAAAAAAGGGAGCTCTCTTTTTCTATGCCTCCTCTTCCGGCAGATGAGAGCCAAAAACTGCATGAAGAGCAAAAGCTGTTGCATACGTATTATTCCAATGCGATAGCGGGAAATACCCTCACGCTTGCAGAGACGCGTGCCGTTGTAACCGAAGGCGAGACGATCGAAGAAAAATCCCTTCAGGAGCATCGTGACGCGATGAATACGGCAACCGCCTTTGAACGGATGGAGACACTCGCAAACGAGGGGGCAGCGATAGACCATGCCACAGTTCAGGCGATTCATGCGGTTGTTACCGGCGCAGAACCGGATGATGCCGGGAAATACCGGAGGACGAATATCAGGGCCGCCTCCGCCGCAAAGGCCCATCCCAACTGGACGGAGGTAATGAAGCTCATGAACCAGCTCCTGGTAACGGTGCGAAACAGCCGCCTGCACCCGATAGAAACTGCGGCCTATTTCTATCACGGGTTTGGTGATATTCATCCGTTCACCGAGGGGAATGGCAGGGTCGGACGCCTCTGTACCTGCCTGTATTTAATGGAACGAACGTATCCCCCGGTCGTACTAAAAAAAGAGAGCCGGAAACGCTATACCCAGCTCATAAAAGCAGCGGATGCCGGAGACATCGGCCCGTTCTCCGATTACCTCGCAAAAGCTGTGGATGAAAGCCTGACCCTCTCGCTTGCGGCATATGGCGGGGAGGATGAGCTGATGCCGGTAGAGGATATCGCGGAGAATCTTGGAGAGGATTCACCATATTCAGCGTATTCACCGGAATATTTGCGTCACCGGGCAGAACAGGGGGTGCTTGATGCGGTTCAGATGGAACATACATGGTATACCTCACGCCGGGCGCTGGACAGATACCTCGCAGGATATGAAAACGACGAGCGGTGA
- a CDS encoding M23 family metallopeptidase, translating into MDKGFEMRVAVWNGKNHMPARISIVLVLALGALAIFNNAGEEWTDRSNEMIEAREPIIVEFPLRGEWLSPNTPGTKIPSHGTDQLGTRYAYDFIQVDWEKKGWPAYRVSLPQYLLFGVPVNEYYCWGQEIHAPCDGIIVQAEDGYEERERTNLLSDLSNTYKNAHYFDPRKDDVQSVAGNYIIMECGDNAYAALVHLQTGSIRVTVGQSVKKGEVIGRVGNSGNSLGPHLHFQLMDSIDIATANGLPCAFEQYEVFRDGEWQQVVNGIPTDKDRIRFGS; encoded by the coding sequence ATGGATAAGGGGTTTGAGATGCGAGTTGCAGTGTGGAATGGGAAAAATCACATGCCTGCACGTATCAGTATCGTACTGGTACTTGCCCTTGGAGCACTTGCAATTTTCAATAATGCAGGTGAAGAATGGACGGATAGGAGTAATGAGATGATTGAAGCGCGTGAACCGATAATTGTGGAGTTTCCTTTGAGGGGAGAATGGCTCTCTCCCAACACTCCGGGAACAAAAATTCCGAGCCACGGTACAGATCAGTTAGGAACAAGATATGCGTATGACTTTATCCAAGTGGATTGGGAAAAAAAGGGCTGGCCCGCTTATCGCGTTAGCTTGCCGCAATATCTTCTTTTTGGGGTTCCCGTAAATGAATATTATTGCTGGGGCCAGGAAATACATGCACCGTGCGACGGGATCATTGTCCAGGCAGAGGATGGTTATGAAGAACGAGAACGAACGAATTTGCTTTCCGATTTGTCTAACACCTATAAAAATGCTCACTATTTCGATCCGAGGAAAGACGACGTACAATCAGTTGCCGGCAATTACATCATAATGGAATGCGGCGACAATGCATACGCTGCGCTCGTCCATCTTCAGACAGGGTCTATTCGGGTTACCGTTGGTCAGAGTGTAAAAAAAGGTGAAGTTATTGGCAGAGTGGGTAATTCAGGCAATTCCCTTGGTCCGCATCTGCATTTTCAGCTAATGGACAGCATCGACATAGCTACTGCAAACGGATTGCCTTGTGCTTTTGAACAGTATGAAGTATTCCGGGATGGCGAGTGGCAACAAGTGGTTAATGGTATTCCCACAGATAAAGACAGGATAAGGTTTGGTTCCTAA
- a CDS encoding DUF3368 domain-containing protein: MPRAVSNSSPLIHLSWIDRFSLLRRFSSVAIPPAVWREVVEEGGSRPGVSTIRHARESGWLTVIEPNNRDLVNLLKQELHAGEAESIVLAIETKPDILILDESDARRIAGLYDLPITGIIGLLMQGKKEGQIDSLRDEMDRLRNQGGFWIHDKLYERILDWEQSLD; the protein is encoded by the coding sequence ATGCCACGAGCAGTCAGTAACTCCTCGCCTCTCATCCATCTTTCATGGATTGACCGTTTTTCTCTCCTCAGGCGGTTTTCATCGGTTGCTATTCCTCCTGCAGTATGGCGTGAAGTCGTTGAAGAAGGAGGTTCACGTCCGGGTGTGTCAACAATCAGACATGCCCGTGAATCCGGATGGCTTACCGTAATAGAACCGAATAACCGTGATTTAGTGAATCTTCTTAAACAGGAATTGCACGCGGGTGAGGCAGAGAGTATTGTCCTTGCCATTGAAACAAAGCCGGACATATTGATACTCGATGAATCGGATGCCCGCCGTATCGCAGGACTTTACGATCTTCCAATCACCGGAATAATTGGTCTTCTGATGCAGGGGAAAAAAGAAGGGCAGATTGATTCTCTCAGGGATGAGATGGACAGACTTAGAAACCAGGGTGGGTTCTGGATTCACGACAAATTGTATGAACGTATTCTCGATTGGGAGCAGTCACTGGATTGA
- a CDS encoding type II toxin-antitoxin system HicA family toxin, whose amino-acid sequence MSVSGRKPVSGETVIKILSKKYGFAVSGQSGSHVRLSKQTPEGKVGTVVPLHKEIKVGTLRGILKLAKIDPDDFIRHI is encoded by the coding sequence ATGAGTGTGTCAGGGCGTAAACCTGTCTCAGGCGAGACAGTGATAAAAATACTCTCAAAAAAATACGGTTTCGCAGTAAGCGGTCAATCGGGTAGCCATGTGCGCCTCTCAAAACAGACACCCGAAGGAAAGGTCGGGACAGTTGTCCCACTGCACAAAGAGATCAAGGTAGGCACCCTTCGTGGAATCCTGAAACTGGCAAAAATCGATCCGGACGATTTCATCCGACATATCTGA
- a CDS encoding type II toxin-antitoxin system HicB family antitoxin has translation MKTFTAVLYAEDDMYIAECPEVGTVSQGDTVEEAVANLREATELYLAEFPLAEQRRPIITTFEVNECVRA, from the coding sequence ATGAAGACATTCACAGCGGTACTCTACGCGGAAGATGATATGTACATCGCAGAATGCCCGGAGGTGGGTACCGTCAGCCAGGGAGATACTGTGGAAGAGGCCGTAGCAAACCTCAGGGAAGCCACTGAGTTGTACCTTGCTGAATTCCCACTTGCAGAACAAAGACGCCCCATCATAACAACATTCGAGGTTAATGAGTGTGTCAGGGCGTAA
- a CDS encoding nucleotidyltransferase family protein has product MLTAEDILGELAGNEKRIRDLGVRRLGLFGSFVRDEAREESDIDILVEFVEGGRSFDTYMDLKFFLEDLFRRKVDLVDRDTIKPALRPYILRSVRYAPGL; this is encoded by the coding sequence ATGCTCACAGCAGAGGATATCCTTGGAGAACTCGCGGGAAACGAGAAGCGGATCAGAGACCTTGGGGTCAGGCGTTTGGGGCTGTTTGGCTCCTTTGTTCGTGATGAAGCGCGTGAAGAGAGCGATATTGATATTCTGGTCGAGTTTGTTGAAGGAGGGCGTTCTTTTGACACATATATGGACCTTAAATTCTTCCTTGAAGATCTCTTCAGAAGAAAAGTAGACCTTGTCGACCGTGATACGATAAAACCCGCACTCAGACCATATATCCTCCGGAGCGTCAGATATGCCCCGGGATTATAA
- a CDS encoding UPF0175 family protein — protein MSDITIMVPSDIVQALRLPPDTVQAELQQELALALYQRGILSSGKACDLAGLPRWEWEALLGDRKIRRHYEEDELEQDILYATSSQ, from the coding sequence ATGTCAGATATAACGATCATGGTACCTTCCGATATTGTCCAGGCGCTCCGTCTGCCTCCTGATACCGTGCAGGCGGAACTTCAGCAGGAACTCGCCCTGGCACTTTACCAGCGTGGCATCCTATCATCCGGGAAAGCGTGTGATCTTGCAGGGCTGCCCCGGTGGGAATGGGAGGCATTGTTGGGCGATCGGAAGATTCGCCGGCATTATGAAGAGGATGAACTCGAACAGGATATTCTCTATGCCACGAGCAGTCAGTAA